A part of Astyanax mexicanus isolate ESR-SI-001 chromosome 2, AstMex3_surface, whole genome shotgun sequence genomic DNA contains:
- the ipo8 gene encoding importin-8 isoform X2 — MDPNRIIQALKGTIDPNLRIAAENELNQSYKIINFAPTLLQIIVSEQVEFPVRQAAAIYLKNMVSQYWQDREPTLGEVVFPFNIHENDRGQIRENMVEAIIQCPESIRAQLTVCLRAIIKHDFPGRWTGIVDKISLYLQSQNSGSWYGSLLALYQLVKTYEFRKAEERAPLLAAMQLFLPRIQQLITQLMLDATVFSVLIQKQILKIFYALVQYSLPLQLLSNTVMTQWMEILRAVVDRDVPPETLEVDEDDRPELVWWKCKKWALHIITRLFERYGSPGNVTKEYFEFADFFLKTYAVGIQQVLLKVVDQHRQKQYVSPRVLQQTLNYLTQAISHSITWKQMKPHMQTITQEVVFPLMCYKDEDEKLWQEDPYEYIRMKFNMFDDHVFPATAAQTLLCKASRLRKEVLPQMMEFCHQILMDPNADPRRKDGALHVIGALADPLLKKRIYRDQMELMLQNYVFPLLNSNLGYLRARSCWVLHCFSPLKFHNELVLRNAVELVKQDLIADQEMPVKVEAAIALQTLVSNQEQAKIYIRPFIRPVMQELLHVIKETENDDLTSVIQKMICEYNQEVAVIAVDMTQNLAEIFSKVLQSEEYEESEDKTVMALGILSTIDTILTVMEDHKEITQQLEGICLQVIGLVLQKPIIEFYEEILSLAFGLTCQTISPQMWQLLGVLYDVFQHDCFDYFTDMMPLLHNYVTVDTDTLLTNPKHLEVIYTMCKKVLTSDAGEDAECHAAKLLEVIILQCRGRGIDQCIPLFVEAVLERLTRGVKSTELRTMCLQVAIAALYYSPSLLMHTLENIRFPHSPEPITAQFINQWMNDTEFFLGLHDRKMCIIGLSLLMELSSRPAVLEGVVGQIIPSILLLFLGLKHIYASRVLNKPEELSRAQGAEEDENEEIPSDEDEVREKSSSMQSAIACTGNGNEDDEDDDDDDDDYWGDEGLEGTALEEYSTPLDYDNGEDEYQFFSASLLRVQSSDASWYQSLTQSLSDDQKKQLQEIYSLAQQRRSAAGKGL, encoded by the exons ATGGATCCGAACCGCATCATACAGGCCTTAAAAGGCACCATAGACCCGAACCTGCGGATAGCGGCGGAGAATGAGCTCAACCAG TCCTACAAGATCATCAACTTCGCTCCAACTCTGCTGCAGATCATCGTGTCGGAGCAGGTGGAGTTTCCTGTGCGGCAGGCAG CTGCCATTTACCTGAAGAACATGGTGAGTCAGTACTGGCAGGACAGGGAGCCCACTCTGGGGGAGGTGGTGTTCCCCTTCAACATCCATGAGAACGATCGAGGCCAGATCCGGGAGAACATGGTGGAGGCCATTATTCAGTGTCCGGAGTCCATACG GGCTCAGCTGACTGTCTGCTTGCGTGCCATCATTAAGCACGATTTCCCGGGCCGCTGGACTGGCATTGTGGATAAGATCAGCTTATACCTGCAGTCCCAGAACAGTGGGAGCTGGTATGGAAGTCTGCTCGCACTCTATCAGCTGGTTAAGACCTATGA gttCAGGAAGGCGGAGGAGAGAGCTCCACTGCTGGCTGCCATGCAGCTGTTTCTGCCCCGTATCCAGCAGCTCATCACCCAGCTCATGCTCGACGCCACAGTCTTCTCTGTGCTCATCCAGAAACAGATCCTCAAGATATTCTATGCCCTTGTGCAG taTTCCCTGCCTCTTCAGCTGCTCAGTAACACAGTTATGACCCAGTGGATGGAGATCCTGAGAGCAGTCGTGGATCGAGATGTTCCtcca GAGACTCTGGAGGTGGATGAAGACGATCGGCCGGAGTTGGTTTGGTGGAAGTGCAAGAAGTGGGCTCTACACATCATCACCAGACTGTTTGAGAG gTATGGAAGCCCTGGCAATGTGACGAAGGAATACTTTGAGTTTGCTGAtttctttctgaagacatacgcaGTTGGAATTCAGCAG GTGCTGTTAAAGGTGGTCGATCAGCACAGGCAGAAGCAGTATGTAAGTCCACGTGTGCTGCAGCAAACTCTGAACTACCTGACGCAGGCCATCTCTCACTCTATCACGTGGAAACAGATGAAGCCTCACATGCAG ACAATAACTCAGGAGGTGGTGTTCCCTCTCATGTGTTATAAGGATGAGGATGAGAAGCTGTGGCAGGAAGATCCATACGAGTACATTCGCATGAAGTTTA ATATGTTTGATGACCATGTGTTCCCCGCTACTGCTGCCCAGACTTTACTGTGCAAAGCTTCCAGGTTGAGGAAAGAA GTCCTTCCTCAGATGATGGAATTCTGCCATCAGATTTTAATGGACCCCAATGCTGACCCTCGCAGGAAGGATGGAGCACTGCACGTGATTGGTGCCTTAGCTGACCCGTTATTAAAG AAGCGAATATACAGAGATCAGATGGAACTCATGCTACAGAATTATGTATTTCCTCTGCTCAACTCGAACCTGGGCTACCTGCGGGCCAGG TCTTGCTGGGTTCTGCACTGTTTCAGCCCTCTGAAGTTCCATAATGAGCTGGTCCTAAGAAATGCTGTAGAGTTGGTCAAACAAGATCTCATCGCTGACCAGGAGATGCCTGTAAAAGTGGAGGCAGCCATCGCCCTGCAGACTCTAGTCAGCAACCAGGAGCAAG CAAAGATCTATATCAGACCGTTCATCAGGCCAGTGATGCAGGAGCTGCTGCATGTTATCAAAGAAACAGAGAACGATGATCTCACAAGTGTCATTCAGAAGATGATCtgcgaatataatcaagaagtgGCAGTGATTGCAGTGGACATGACTCAGAACCTG GCAGAGATCTTCAGCAAGGTTCTGCAGAGTGAGGAGTACGAGGAGAGTGAAGATAAGACCGTGATGGCCCTGGGTATCCTCAGCACCATAGACACCATTCTCACCGTCATGGAGGACCACAAAGAG ATCACTCAGCAGCTGGAGGGAATCTGCCTGCAGGTGATTGGTCTTGTGCTCCAGAAGCCCATCATAG AGTTTTACGAGGAGATTCTGTCACTGGCGTTTGGACTCACCTGCCAGACCATCTCCCCTCAGATGTGGCAGCTGCTGGGTGTTCTTTATGATGTCTTCCAGCATGACTGTTTCGACTACTTCACGG ATATGATGCCTCTCCTGCACAACTATGTAACTGTGGACACAGACACACTCCTTACCAATCCCAAACACCTGGAGGTCATTTACACCATGTGCAAAAAG GTCTTAACAAGTGATGCAGGGGAGGATGCAGAGTGCCATGCTGCCAAGCTGCTGGAGGTCATCATCTTGCAGTGCCGGGGCCGGGGCATTGACCAG tgtatCCCACTGTTTGTGGAAGCGGTGCTGGAGCGTCTGACGCGGGGTGTGAAGTCCACAGAGCTGCGCACCATGTGTCTGCAGGTGGCCATCGCCGCGCTGTACTACAGCCCCTCACTGCTGATGCACACGCTGGAGAACATCCGCTTCCCCCACAGCCCCGAGCCAATCACCGCCCAGTTCATCAACCAGTGGATGAACGACACGGAGTTCTTCCTCGG GCTGCACGACCGCAAGATGTGCATCATAGGCCTTAGTCTGCTCATGGAGCTCTCCAGCAGGCCGGCGGTTCTGGAAGGAGTGGTGGGTCAGATCATCCCATCCATCCTGCTTCTTTTCTTGGGCCTCAAGCACATCTACGCCTCTCGGGTCCTTAACAAACCTGAGGAGCTATCCAGGGCGCAGGGCGCTGAGGAGGACGAGAATG agGAAATTCCAAGTGATGAAGACGAGGTGAGAGAGAAGAGTTCCAGCATGCAGTCAGCGATTGCCTGCACTGGCAACGGCAACGAAGATGACGAAGATGATGACGACGACGACGATGATTACTGGGGGGATGAAGGTCTGGAGGGCACTGCCTTGGAGGAATACAGCACACCGCTGGACTACGACAACGGAGAAGACGAGTATCAGTTCTTTTCTGCCTCTCTTCTTC GAGTGCAGAGCTCAGATGCGAGCTGGTACCAGTCTCTGACACAGTCTCTGAGCGATGATCAGAAGAAACAGCTGCAGGAGATCTACAGCCTGGCCCAGCAGAGGAGGAGTGCAGCAGGGAAAGGCCTGTG A
- the ipo8 gene encoding importin-8 isoform X1: MDPNRIIQALKGTIDPNLRIAAENELNQSYKIINFAPTLLQIIVSEQVEFPVRQAAAIYLKNMVSQYWQDREPTLGEVVFPFNIHENDRGQIRENMVEAIIQCPESIRAQLTVCLRAIIKHDFPGRWTGIVDKISLYLQSQNSGSWYGSLLALYQLVKTYEFRKAEERAPLLAAMQLFLPRIQQLITQLMLDATVFSVLIQKQILKIFYALVQYSLPLQLLSNTVMTQWMEILRAVVDRDVPPETLEVDEDDRPELVWWKCKKWALHIITRLFERYGSPGNVTKEYFEFADFFLKTYAVGIQQVLLKVVDQHRQKQYVSPRVLQQTLNYLTQAISHSITWKQMKPHMQTITQEVVFPLMCYKDEDEKLWQEDPYEYIRMKFNMFDDHVFPATAAQTLLCKASRLRKEVLPQMMEFCHQILMDPNADPRRKDGALHVIGALADPLLKKRIYRDQMELMLQNYVFPLLNSNLGYLRARSCWVLHCFSPLKFHNELVLRNAVELVKQDLIADQEMPVKVEAAIALQTLVSNQEQAKIYIRPFIRPVMQELLHVIKETENDDLTSVIQKMICEYNQEVAVIAVDMTQNLAEIFSKVLQSEEYEESEDKTVMALGILSTIDTILTVMEDHKEITQQLEGICLQVIGLVLQKPIIGMAEFYEEILSLAFGLTCQTISPQMWQLLGVLYDVFQHDCFDYFTDMMPLLHNYVTVDTDTLLTNPKHLEVIYTMCKKVLTSDAGEDAECHAAKLLEVIILQCRGRGIDQCIPLFVEAVLERLTRGVKSTELRTMCLQVAIAALYYSPSLLMHTLENIRFPHSPEPITAQFINQWMNDTEFFLGLHDRKMCIIGLSLLMELSSRPAVLEGVVGQIIPSILLLFLGLKHIYASRVLNKPEELSRAQGAEEDENEEIPSDEDEVREKSSSMQSAIACTGNGNEDDEDDDDDDDDYWGDEGLEGTALEEYSTPLDYDNGEDEYQFFSASLLRVQSSDASWYQSLTQSLSDDQKKQLQEIYSLAQQRRSAAGKGL, translated from the exons ATGGATCCGAACCGCATCATACAGGCCTTAAAAGGCACCATAGACCCGAACCTGCGGATAGCGGCGGAGAATGAGCTCAACCAG TCCTACAAGATCATCAACTTCGCTCCAACTCTGCTGCAGATCATCGTGTCGGAGCAGGTGGAGTTTCCTGTGCGGCAGGCAG CTGCCATTTACCTGAAGAACATGGTGAGTCAGTACTGGCAGGACAGGGAGCCCACTCTGGGGGAGGTGGTGTTCCCCTTCAACATCCATGAGAACGATCGAGGCCAGATCCGGGAGAACATGGTGGAGGCCATTATTCAGTGTCCGGAGTCCATACG GGCTCAGCTGACTGTCTGCTTGCGTGCCATCATTAAGCACGATTTCCCGGGCCGCTGGACTGGCATTGTGGATAAGATCAGCTTATACCTGCAGTCCCAGAACAGTGGGAGCTGGTATGGAAGTCTGCTCGCACTCTATCAGCTGGTTAAGACCTATGA gttCAGGAAGGCGGAGGAGAGAGCTCCACTGCTGGCTGCCATGCAGCTGTTTCTGCCCCGTATCCAGCAGCTCATCACCCAGCTCATGCTCGACGCCACAGTCTTCTCTGTGCTCATCCAGAAACAGATCCTCAAGATATTCTATGCCCTTGTGCAG taTTCCCTGCCTCTTCAGCTGCTCAGTAACACAGTTATGACCCAGTGGATGGAGATCCTGAGAGCAGTCGTGGATCGAGATGTTCCtcca GAGACTCTGGAGGTGGATGAAGACGATCGGCCGGAGTTGGTTTGGTGGAAGTGCAAGAAGTGGGCTCTACACATCATCACCAGACTGTTTGAGAG gTATGGAAGCCCTGGCAATGTGACGAAGGAATACTTTGAGTTTGCTGAtttctttctgaagacatacgcaGTTGGAATTCAGCAG GTGCTGTTAAAGGTGGTCGATCAGCACAGGCAGAAGCAGTATGTAAGTCCACGTGTGCTGCAGCAAACTCTGAACTACCTGACGCAGGCCATCTCTCACTCTATCACGTGGAAACAGATGAAGCCTCACATGCAG ACAATAACTCAGGAGGTGGTGTTCCCTCTCATGTGTTATAAGGATGAGGATGAGAAGCTGTGGCAGGAAGATCCATACGAGTACATTCGCATGAAGTTTA ATATGTTTGATGACCATGTGTTCCCCGCTACTGCTGCCCAGACTTTACTGTGCAAAGCTTCCAGGTTGAGGAAAGAA GTCCTTCCTCAGATGATGGAATTCTGCCATCAGATTTTAATGGACCCCAATGCTGACCCTCGCAGGAAGGATGGAGCACTGCACGTGATTGGTGCCTTAGCTGACCCGTTATTAAAG AAGCGAATATACAGAGATCAGATGGAACTCATGCTACAGAATTATGTATTTCCTCTGCTCAACTCGAACCTGGGCTACCTGCGGGCCAGG TCTTGCTGGGTTCTGCACTGTTTCAGCCCTCTGAAGTTCCATAATGAGCTGGTCCTAAGAAATGCTGTAGAGTTGGTCAAACAAGATCTCATCGCTGACCAGGAGATGCCTGTAAAAGTGGAGGCAGCCATCGCCCTGCAGACTCTAGTCAGCAACCAGGAGCAAG CAAAGATCTATATCAGACCGTTCATCAGGCCAGTGATGCAGGAGCTGCTGCATGTTATCAAAGAAACAGAGAACGATGATCTCACAAGTGTCATTCAGAAGATGATCtgcgaatataatcaagaagtgGCAGTGATTGCAGTGGACATGACTCAGAACCTG GCAGAGATCTTCAGCAAGGTTCTGCAGAGTGAGGAGTACGAGGAGAGTGAAGATAAGACCGTGATGGCCCTGGGTATCCTCAGCACCATAGACACCATTCTCACCGTCATGGAGGACCACAAAGAG ATCACTCAGCAGCTGGAGGGAATCTGCCTGCAGGTGATTGGTCTTGTGCTCCAGAAGCCCATCATAGGTATGGCAG AGTTTTACGAGGAGATTCTGTCACTGGCGTTTGGACTCACCTGCCAGACCATCTCCCCTCAGATGTGGCAGCTGCTGGGTGTTCTTTATGATGTCTTCCAGCATGACTGTTTCGACTACTTCACGG ATATGATGCCTCTCCTGCACAACTATGTAACTGTGGACACAGACACACTCCTTACCAATCCCAAACACCTGGAGGTCATTTACACCATGTGCAAAAAG GTCTTAACAAGTGATGCAGGGGAGGATGCAGAGTGCCATGCTGCCAAGCTGCTGGAGGTCATCATCTTGCAGTGCCGGGGCCGGGGCATTGACCAG tgtatCCCACTGTTTGTGGAAGCGGTGCTGGAGCGTCTGACGCGGGGTGTGAAGTCCACAGAGCTGCGCACCATGTGTCTGCAGGTGGCCATCGCCGCGCTGTACTACAGCCCCTCACTGCTGATGCACACGCTGGAGAACATCCGCTTCCCCCACAGCCCCGAGCCAATCACCGCCCAGTTCATCAACCAGTGGATGAACGACACGGAGTTCTTCCTCGG GCTGCACGACCGCAAGATGTGCATCATAGGCCTTAGTCTGCTCATGGAGCTCTCCAGCAGGCCGGCGGTTCTGGAAGGAGTGGTGGGTCAGATCATCCCATCCATCCTGCTTCTTTTCTTGGGCCTCAAGCACATCTACGCCTCTCGGGTCCTTAACAAACCTGAGGAGCTATCCAGGGCGCAGGGCGCTGAGGAGGACGAGAATG agGAAATTCCAAGTGATGAAGACGAGGTGAGAGAGAAGAGTTCCAGCATGCAGTCAGCGATTGCCTGCACTGGCAACGGCAACGAAGATGACGAAGATGATGACGACGACGACGATGATTACTGGGGGGATGAAGGTCTGGAGGGCACTGCCTTGGAGGAATACAGCACACCGCTGGACTACGACAACGGAGAAGACGAGTATCAGTTCTTTTCTGCCTCTCTTCTTC GAGTGCAGAGCTCAGATGCGAGCTGGTACCAGTCTCTGACACAGTCTCTGAGCGATGATCAGAAGAAACAGCTGCAGGAGATCTACAGCCTGGCCCAGCAGAGGAGGAGTGCAGCAGGGAAAGGCCTGTG A